Proteins from a genomic interval of Helicobacter pylori Shi112:
- a CDS encoding sugar transporter, with the protein MMITKQSYQKLALMRVFVFSLSAFIFNTTEFVPVALLSDIAKSFEMESATVGLMITLYAWVVSLGSLPLMLLSAKIERKRLLLFLFALFILSHILSALAWNFWVLLISRIGIAFAHSIFWSITASLVIRVAPIGRKQQALGLLALGSSLAMILGLPLGRIIGQILDWRSTFGVIGGVATLIALLMYKLLPHLPSKNAGTLASVPILMKRPLLVGIYLLVIMVISGHFTTYSYIEPFIIQISQFSPDITTLMLFVFGLAGVVGSFLFGRLYAKNSRKFIAFAMILVICPQLLLFVFKNSEWVVFLQIFLWGIGITSLGISLQMRVLQLAPDATDVASAIFSGSYNVGIGAGALFGSIVIHQLGLGYIGFVGGALGLLALFWLRFITIKFKKT; encoded by the coding sequence ATGATGATAACTAAACAATCGTATCAAAAACTCGCCTTAATGCGGGTTTTTGTGTTTTCGCTTTCGGCGTTTATTTTTAACACCACGGAGTTTGTCCCTGTCGCGCTCTTATCAGACATTGCGAAAAGTTTTGAAATGGAGAGCGCAACAGTGGGGCTTATGATCACTCTTTATGCATGGGTGGTGTCTCTTGGTTCATTGCCCTTGATGCTGCTTAGCGCTAAAATTGAAAGGAAACGCTTATTGCTTTTTCTTTTTGCCCTTTTCATTCTCAGCCATATCCTTTCAGCGTTAGCGTGGAATTTTTGGGTGCTATTGATTTCTCGCATTGGTATCGCTTTTGCCCACTCTATTTTTTGGTCCATCACGGCTTCTTTAGTCATTCGTGTCGCACCCATTGGCAGGAAACAGCAAGCTTTGGGGTTATTGGCATTAGGGAGTTCGTTAGCGATGATTTTAGGGTTGCCGCTTGGGAGGATCATTGGGCAAATTCTAGATTGGCGCTCCACTTTTGGCGTGATTGGGGGCGTTGCGACTCTTATAGCGTTGCTGATGTATAAATTGCTCCCGCATTTACCCAGCAAAAACGCAGGCACGCTCGCAAGTGTCCCCATATTAATGAAACGACCGCTTTTAGTGGGGATTTATTTGCTTGTAATCATGGTTATCTCTGGGCATTTCACCACTTATAGCTATATTGAGCCTTTTATCATTCAAATCAGCCAATTTTCCCCTGACATTACGACGCTAATGCTGTTTGTGTTTGGGTTAGCAGGCGTGGTGGGGAGTTTTTTATTCGGCCGTTTGTATGCGAAAAATTCAAGAAAATTTATCGCTTTTGCGATGATTTTAGTCATTTGCCCGCAACTCTTGCTTTTTGTGTTTAAAAATTCAGAGTGGGTGGTTTTCTTGCAAATTTTCTTATGGGGGATTGGGATCACTTCGCTTGGGATTTCCTTGCAAATGAGGGTGTTACAGCTCGCGCCAGATGCCACGGATGTTGCGAGCGCGATTTTTTCGGGGAGTTATAATGTGGGGATTGGAGCAGGAGCGCTGTTTGGCAGTATTGTGATCCACCAATTAGGGCTAGGGTATATTGGCTTTGTGGGTGGGGCTTTGGGGTTGTTGGCGCTGTTTTGGCTTAGATTCATTACGATAAAGTTTAAAAAAACATAA